In the genome of Pontibacillus yanchengensis, one region contains:
- the rplW gene encoding 50S ribosomal protein L23 translates to MKDPRDIIKRPIITEQSADIMAEKKYTFEVDADSNKTEIKEAIQTIFDVKVEKVNTMNTKGKFKRMGRYGGYRSDSKKAIVTLTEDSQDLEFFEGA, encoded by the coding sequence ATGAAAGATCCACGTGATATTATTAAGCGCCCCATTATCACAGAACAATCTGCTGATATAATGGCTGAGAAAAAATATACATTCGAAGTTGATGCAGATTCAAATAAGACTGAAATCAAAGAAGCTATTCAAACAATCTTTGATGTTAAAGTTGAAAAAGTAAACACAATGAACACTAAAGGTAAATTCAAGCGTATGGGTCGTTATGGAGGTTACCGTTCAGATAGTAAAAAAGCTATTGTAACGTTAACTGAAGATAGCCAAGACCTTGAATTCTTCGAAGGTGCATAA
- the rplD gene encoding 50S ribosomal protein L4 encodes MPKITLYNQSGSQVGDVELADAVFGIEPNEHVMHETVLMQRASLRQGTHEVKNRSEVSGGGSKPWRQKGTGRARQGSIRSPQWVGGGTVFGPTPRSYSYKLPKKVRRLALKSALSEKAASNDLFVLESLSLEAPKTKEVANLLNGLSAKEALIVTVDHDENVVRSSNNIPGVKAVTLDQVNVLDLLTHDKLILTKEAAEKAGEVLA; translated from the coding sequence ATGCCTAAAATAACACTTTATAACCAAAGCGGTTCTCAAGTTGGTGATGTAGAATTAGCTGATGCCGTTTTTGGTATTGAACCAAATGAACATGTTATGCATGAGACTGTATTGATGCAACGCGCATCATTACGTCAAGGTACTCATGAAGTTAAGAACAGATCAGAAGTAAGTGGCGGAGGAAGCAAACCGTGGCGTCAAAAAGGAACAGGACGTGCTCGTCAAGGTTCCATCCGTTCACCACAATGGGTAGGTGGTGGTACTGTATTTGGTCCTACACCACGCAGTTACAGCTACAAGCTACCTAAAAAAGTACGTCGTTTAGCTCTAAAATCTGCTCTTTCTGAAAAAGCAGCAAGCAATGACCTTTTCGTACTTGAGAGTCTTTCACTTGAAGCTCCAAAGACAAAAGAAGTTGCGAACCTACTAAACGGACTTAGTGCAAAAGAAGCTCTAATTGTTACAGTTGACCATGACGAAAACGTTGTTCGTTCTTCTAACAACATTCCTGGTGTTAAAGCCGTAACACTTGATCAAGTAAATGTACTTGACTTGCTAACGCATGACAAGCTGATTTTAACTAAAGAAGCAGCTGAAAAAGCAGGGGAGGTGCTTGCATAA
- the rplC gene encoding 50S ribosomal protein L3, which yields MTKGILGRKIGMTQLFNDNGELTPVTVIQAEPNVVLQKKTVENDGYEAIQLGFAEKRVKLANKPVKGHVEKAETTPKRFIREFRDTNLEDYEMGQEVSVNVFAAGDKIDVTGTSKGKGFQGAIKRHNQSTGPLTHGSRYHRRPGTMGDINSMHVFKGKKLPGQMGARTVTIQNLEVVKVDEERNLLLVKGNVPGAKKSYVKITGPSAVH from the coding sequence ATGACGAAAGGAATCTTAGGTCGTAAAATTGGTATGACTCAGCTTTTCAATGACAATGGCGAGTTAACACCAGTAACTGTTATTCAAGCAGAACCAAACGTTGTTCTTCAAAAGAAAACAGTTGAAAATGATGGATATGAAGCAATCCAGTTAGGATTCGCTGAAAAGCGCGTAAAGTTAGCTAACAAGCCTGTTAAAGGCCATGTTGAAAAAGCTGAAACAACTCCTAAGCGCTTCATTCGTGAATTCCGTGATACAAACCTTGAAGACTACGAAATGGGTCAAGAGGTTTCTGTAAACGTATTTGCAGCTGGAGACAAAATTGATGTTACTGGTACTTCTAAGGGGAAAGGTTTCCAAGGTGCAATCAAGCGCCATAACCAATCCACTGGACCACTAACACACGGTTCTCGTTACCACCGTCGTCCAGGTACAATGGGTGACATTAACTCTATGCACGTTTTCAAAGGTAAAAAACTACCTGGTCAAATGGGTGCTAGAACAGTAACAATCCAAAACCTTGAGGTTGTTAAAGTAGACGAAGAACGTAACCTTCTACTTGTTAAAGGTAATGTACCTGGTGCGAAGAAATCTTACGTTAAAATTACAGGCCCAAGCGCGGTCCATTAA
- the rpsJ gene encoding 30S ribosomal protein S10, whose protein sequence is MAKEKIRIRLKAYDHRILDQSAEKIVDTAKRSGANVSGPIPLPTDRSIYTILRATHKFKDAREQFEMRTHKRLIDIVNPTPQTVDSLMRLDLPSGVDIEIKL, encoded by the coding sequence ATGGCAAAAGAGAAAATCCGTATCCGTTTAAAGGCGTATGATCACCGTATTCTTGATCAATCCGCTGAAAAAATCGTAGACACAGCGAAGCGTTCCGGTGCTAATGTATCTGGTCCAATCCCGCTTCCTACAGATCGATCTATCTATACGATTCTACGTGCTACACATAAATTCAAAGATGCTCGTGAGCAATTTGAAATGCGTACGCATAAACGTTTGATTGACATTGTTAATCCAACACCACAAACGGTTGACTCACTAATGCGTTTAGATTTACCATCCGGAGTGGACATTGAAATTAAATTATAA
- the tuf gene encoding elongation factor Tu, whose amino-acid sequence MGKEKFDRSKAHVNIGTIGHVDHGKTTLTAAITTCLHNRSGSGTAMAYDQIDGAPEERERGITIATAHVEYETDNRHYAHVDCPGHADYVKNMITGAAQMDGAILVVSAADGPMPQTREHILLSRQVGVPAIAVFLNKTDMVDDEELLELVEMEVRDLLSEYEFPGDDVPVVKGSALKALEGDEEYVNRIFELMEAVDEYIPTPERDHDKPFMMPIEDVFSITGRGTVATGRVERGTIKVGDDVEIIGMAEQAFKTTVTGVEMFRKLLDYAEAGDNIGALLRGVNRDDINRGQVLAKPGTITPHHKYKAEVYVLSKEEGGRHTPFFNNYRPQFYFRTTDVTGVIQLPEGVEMVMPGDNVEMDVELISKIAIEDGTKFSIREGGRTVGAGVVSKIVE is encoded by the coding sequence ATGGGTAAAGAAAAATTTGACCGTTCCAAGGCCCACGTCAATATCGGGACAATTGGACACGTTGACCATGGTAAAACTACATTAACTGCAGCAATCACTACATGCCTACACAATCGTTCAGGTTCAGGTACAGCAATGGCATATGACCAAATCGACGGTGCTCCAGAAGAGCGCGAGCGTGGAATCACAATCGCGACTGCACACGTTGAGTACGAAACTGACAACCGTCACTATGCACACGTTGACTGCCCAGGGCACGCTGACTATGTTAAAAACATGATTACTGGTGCAGCACAAATGGACGGTGCGATCCTAGTTGTCTCTGCAGCTGACGGACCAATGCCACAAACTCGTGAGCACATCCTACTTTCTCGTCAGGTTGGTGTACCTGCTATTGCAGTATTCCTTAACAAAACTGACATGGTAGACGACGAAGAACTTCTAGAACTAGTTGAAATGGAAGTTCGCGATCTTCTATCTGAGTACGAATTCCCTGGCGATGACGTACCAGTTGTAAAAGGTTCTGCTCTAAAAGCACTTGAAGGTGACGAAGAGTATGTTAACCGTATCTTCGAACTTATGGAAGCTGTTGATGAGTACATCCCAACTCCAGAACGTGACCACGACAAGCCATTCATGATGCCTATTGAGGACGTATTCTCAATCACAGGCCGTGGTACTGTTGCTACTGGTCGTGTTGAGCGCGGAACTATCAAAGTTGGTGACGACGTTGAAATCATCGGTATGGCAGAACAAGCATTCAAGACTACTGTTACTGGTGTAGAAATGTTCCGTAAGCTTCTTGACTATGCAGAAGCTGGTGACAATATCGGTGCACTACTACGTGGTGTGAACCGTGACGACATCAACCGTGGACAAGTACTTGCTAAGCCAGGTACGATTACTCCACACCATAAGTACAAAGCTGAGGTTTATGTACTTTCTAAAGAAGAAGGTGGACGTCATACTCCATTCTTCAACAACTATCGCCCACAGTTCTATTTCCGTACTACAGACGTAACTGGCGTTATTCAGCTACCTGAAGGCGTTGAAATGGTTATGCCTGGTGACAACGTTGAAATGGATGTTGAGCTTATCTCCAAAATCGCTATCGAAGATGGTACTAAGTTCTCAATCCGTGAAGGCGGACGTACAGTAGGCGCTGGCGTTGTTTCTAAAATCGTTGAGTAA
- the fusA gene encoding elongation factor G — protein MPREFSLEKTRNIGIMAHIDAGKTTATERILFYTGRIHKLGETHEGASQMDWMSQEQERGITITSAATTAQWKDHRINIIDTPGHVDFTVEVERSLRVLDGSVAVLDAQSGVEPQTETVWRQATTYGVPRIVFVNKMDKVGADFLYSVGTLQDRLGANAHPIQLPIGAEDHFEGVIDLIGMQAYYYLDDLGTRAEAREIPDSHKEIADEYRGKLVEGVAESDEDLMMKYLEGEEISNDELMKAIRKATLSVDFYPVLCGSAFKNKGVQLLIDAVIDYLPSPLDVPPIEGFVPRTEEEVVRRPDDKEPFSALAFKVMTDPYVGKLTFFRVYSGVLSSGSYVRNSTKDKRERVGRILQMHANSRQEISEVYAGDIAAGVGLKDTATGDTLCDEKNLVILESMDFPDPVISVAIEPKSKADQDKMAVALTKLAEEDPTFKTETNVETGQTIISGMGELHLDVIVDRLKVEFKVEANIGNPQVAYRETFRGSADVEGKFVRQSGGRGQYGHVWVTFEPNEEGAGFEFNNKIVGGVIPREYIASVQQGIGEAMENGVVAGYPLIDIKATLFDGSYHDVDSNEMAYKVAASMALKEAKNKCKPVLLEPMMKVEIVIPEEYMGDIMGDVTSRRGRVEGMDTRGSAQLVKAFVPLSEMFGYATSLRSNTQGRGTYTMHFSHYEEVPKSISEEIVKKNSGQ, from the coding sequence ATGCCAAGAGAGTTCTCCTTGGAGAAGACACGTAACATTGGTATCATGGCGCACATTGATGCGGGTAAAACAACTGCTACCGAGCGTATTCTTTTCTACACAGGACGCATTCACAAGCTAGGAGAAACACACGAAGGTGCTTCTCAAATGGACTGGATGTCACAGGAACAAGAACGCGGAATTACAATCACTTCAGCTGCGACAACAGCTCAGTGGAAGGATCATCGTATTAACATTATCGATACTCCTGGACACGTAGACTTCACAGTTGAAGTTGAACGTTCCCTTCGTGTACTTGACGGTTCCGTGGCAGTACTTGATGCACAGTCAGGTGTTGAACCACAAACTGAAACAGTATGGCGTCAGGCTACTACTTACGGTGTTCCACGTATTGTTTTCGTTAACAAGATGGACAAAGTAGGAGCTGATTTCCTTTACTCCGTAGGTACACTACAAGATCGTTTAGGTGCTAATGCACACCCAATCCAACTGCCGATTGGTGCAGAGGATCATTTCGAAGGTGTAATTGACCTAATCGGAATGCAAGCATACTATTACCTTGATGATTTAGGGACACGTGCTGAAGCTCGTGAAATCCCTGACAGCCACAAGGAAATTGCTGATGAATATCGCGGAAAGCTAGTTGAAGGTGTTGCAGAATCAGATGAGGATCTAATGATGAAGTACCTTGAAGGAGAAGAAATCTCTAACGATGAGCTTATGAAAGCTATTCGTAAAGCTACCCTAAGCGTTGATTTCTATCCAGTACTTTGCGGTTCTGCATTCAAGAATAAAGGTGTACAGTTACTAATTGATGCGGTCATCGATTATCTACCTTCACCTCTTGATGTGCCACCAATCGAAGGTTTCGTTCCACGTACAGAAGAAGAAGTTGTTCGTCGTCCAGACGACAAAGAACCATTCTCTGCACTAGCCTTTAAGGTTATGACGGACCCTTACGTTGGTAAACTAACATTCTTCCGTGTGTACTCTGGTGTTCTAAGCTCCGGTTCATACGTAAGAAACTCTACTAAGGATAAGCGTGAGCGTGTAGGTCGTATCCTACAAATGCACGCAAACTCCCGTCAAGAGATCTCCGAAGTATATGCAGGAGATATCGCAGCTGGTGTTGGTTTGAAAGATACTGCAACAGGTGACACACTTTGTGATGAAAAGAACCTTGTTATTCTTGAATCCATGGACTTCCCTGACCCAGTTATCTCAGTTGCCATTGAGCCGAAATCTAAAGCAGACCAAGACAAGATGGCAGTTGCTCTAACGAAGCTAGCTGAAGAAGACCCTACTTTCAAAACAGAAACAAACGTAGAAACAGGACAAACGATTATCTCTGGTATGGGTGAACTTCACCTTGACGTTATCGTTGACCGTTTGAAGGTTGAGTTCAAGGTAGAAGCGAACATTGGTAACCCACAAGTTGCTTACCGTGAAACGTTCCGTGGCTCAGCTGATGTTGAAGGTAAATTCGTACGTCAGTCTGGTGGTCGTGGACAATACGGTCACGTTTGGGTTACATTCGAACCAAACGAAGAAGGCGCTGGCTTTGAGTTCAACAACAAAATCGTTGGTGGTGTAATTCCTCGTGAATACATCGCATCTGTTCAACAAGGTATTGGAGAAGCTATGGAAAATGGGGTTGTTGCTGGTTATCCATTAATCGATATTAAAGCGACTCTATTTGATGGTTCTTACCACGATGTTGACTCCAATGAAATGGCTTATAAAGTTGCAGCTTCTATGGCTCTTAAAGAAGCGAAGAACAAGTGTAAACCAGTTCTTCTTGAGCCAATGATGAAAGTTGAGATCGTTATTCCAGAAGAGTACATGGGTGATATCATGGGTGACGTAACTTCCCGTCGTGGACGTGTAGAAGGTATGGATACTCGTGGTTCTGCTCAGCTTGTAAAAGCTTTCGTACCACTTTCTGAAATGTTTGGTTATGCAACGAGCTTACGTTCCAACACGCAAGGTCGTGGAACGTACACAATGCACTTCTCTCACTATGAAGAAGTACCGAAGAGCATTTCTGAAGAAATTGTTAAGAAAAATTCTGGTCAATAA
- the rpsG gene encoding 30S ribosomal protein S7, protein MPRKGPVPKRDVLPDPMYNSKLVTRLINQIMVDGRRGKAQKILYKAFDLVQERSGNDAMETFEQALKNVMPVLEVRARRVGGSNYQVPVEVRPERRQALGLRWVVNYSRLRGEKTMEERLANEILDAANNTGASVKKREDVHKMAEANKAFAHYRW, encoded by the coding sequence ATGCCACGTAAAGGACCAGTACCAAAGCGTGATGTCTTACCGGACCCAATGTACAACTCAAAGCTTGTAACTCGCCTTATCAACCAAATCATGGTGGACGGACGACGCGGTAAAGCGCAAAAAATTCTTTACAAAGCTTTCGATCTTGTACAAGAGCGTAGCGGAAATGACGCTATGGAAACTTTTGAACAAGCACTTAAAAACGTAATGCCAGTACTTGAGGTTAGAGCACGTCGTGTAGGTGGATCTAACTATCAGGTACCAGTTGAAGTACGCCCTGAGCGTCGTCAAGCACTAGGACTACGTTGGGTCGTGAATTATTCTCGTCTTCGCGGTGAGAAAACAATGGAAGAGCGTTTAGCTAATGAAATTCTAGACGCTGCGAACAACACTGGCGCTTCTGTTAAGAAACGCGAAGATGTTCACAAAATGGCTGAAGCAAACAAAGCATTTGCTCACTATCGCTGGTAA
- the rpsL gene encoding 30S ribosomal protein S12, with protein MPTINQLVRKGRVSKTKKSDSPALNKGYNSFKKRFTDLSSPQKRGVCTRVGTLTPKKPNSALRKYARVRLTNSIEVTAYIPGIGHNLQEHSVVLIRGGRVKDLPGVRYHIVRGALDTAGVEGRMQGRSKYGTKKPKK; from the coding sequence ATGCCTACTATTAACCAATTAGTACGCAAAGGGCGTGTTTCTAAGACGAAAAAGTCTGACTCTCCAGCCCTAAACAAAGGTTACAATAGCTTTAAAAAGCGTTTTACTGATCTTTCATCACCTCAAAAGCGTGGTGTTTGCACGCGTGTTGGGACACTAACACCAAAGAAACCGAACTCTGCACTTCGTAAATATGCACGTGTTCGTTTGACAAACAGCATTGAGGTTACTGCGTATATCCCTGGTATTGGCCACAACCTACAAGAGCACAGTGTTGTTCTTATCCGTGGCGGTCGTGTTAAGGACTTACCAGGTGTGCGTTACCACATCGTTCGTGGCGCACTTGATACAGCAGGTGTTGAAGGCCGTATGCAAGGTCGTTCCAAGTACGGAACGAAAAAGCCTAAAAAGTAA
- a CDS encoding 50S ribosomal protein L7ae-like protein, with the protein MSYEKVAQAKPNIVIGTKQTMKAMKHGKVQEVIIAEDAEQQVTTRVLRLAEELTTPVTQVDSMNKLGRACGIDVGAAVVAIKQ; encoded by the coding sequence ATGTCTTATGAAAAAGTAGCACAGGCCAAGCCGAATATAGTCATCGGAACTAAACAAACCATGAAAGCTATGAAACATGGTAAAGTTCAAGAAGTTATCATTGCTGAAGATGCTGAACAGCAAGTAACTACTAGAGTTCTGCGTCTTGCCGAGGAGCTAACAACTCCAGTTACACAAGTAGATTCTATGAATAAATTAGGAAGAGCTTGTGGGATCGACGTTGGAGCAGCTGTAGTGGCGATAAAGCAGTGA
- the rpoC gene encoding DNA-directed RNA polymerase subunit beta': protein MLDVNNFEYMKIGLASPDKIRSWSFGEVKKPETINYRTLKPEKDGLFCERIFGPTKDWECHCGKYKRVRYKGIVCDRCGVEVTKAKVRRERMGHLELAAPVSHIWYFKGIPSRMGLVLDMSPRALEEVIYFAAYVVTDPGDTALEKKQLLSEKEYRTYREKYGKSFQAMMGAESIRRLLQDIDLDKEVETLKEELKTAQGQRRTRAIKRLEVLEAFRGSGNDPSWMILDVLPVIPPEIRPMVQLDGGRFATSDLNDLYRRVINRNNRLKRLLDLGAPTIIVQNEKRMLQESVDALIDNGRRGRPVTGPGNRPLKSLSHMLKGKQGRFRQNLLGKRVDYSGRSVIVVGPSLKMYQVGLPKEMALELFKPFVMRELVDRGLAHNIKSAKRKIERIHPEVWDVLEEVIKEHPVLLNRAPTLHRLGIQAFEPTLVEGRAIRLHPLVCTAYNADFDGDQMAVHVPLSAEAQAEARILMLAAQNILNPKDGKPVVTPSQDMVLGNYYLTLEREGAIGEGKVFKDTHEALIAYQNGYVHLHTRVAVQASSLDNGTFTEEQNNQLLITTVGKLIFNEILPESFPYINEPTQSNLEERTPEHYFIPKGTNVVENIQGRELVEPFKKKILGNVIAEVFKRFKISETSRMLDRMKDLGFAYSTKAGITVGVSDIVVLPEKQEILDEAQGKVDKVMKQFRRGLITDDERYDRVIAIWSAAKDDIQERLMKSLDPTNPIFMMSDSGARGNASNFTQLAGMRGLMANPAGKIIELPIKSSFREGLTVLEYFISTHGARKGLADTALKTADSGYLTRRLVDVAQDVIVREDDCGTDRGLEVMDLREGTEMIEPIVDRLVGRTAYQTIKHPETGEVLAKPNEVISEDAAKYISDSGVKTAVIRSVFTCNTHHGVCKKCYGRNLATGSEVEVGEAVGIIAAQSIGEPGTQLTMRTFHTGGVAGDDITQGLPRIQELFEARNPKGQAVISEIHGTVEEVNEVKDKLEIAIQGEVEKRSYTASYGARMKVAVGDSVIAGEPLTEGSIDPKDLLKIQGLEGVETYLLKEVQKVYRMQGVEIGDKHVEVMVRQMLRKIRVHDAGDTDVLPGSLLEIHQFKEANESALLTGKQPAFGRPVLLGITKASLETDSFLSAASFQETTRVLTDAAIKGKRDELLGLKENVIIGKLVPAGTGMPRYRSVQPASDELTEDMIKAEEPEEITQS from the coding sequence TTGCTAGATGTAAATAATTTTGAATATATGAAAATTGGTTTAGCTTCACCAGACAAGATACGCTCTTGGTCTTTTGGTGAGGTGAAGAAGCCAGAAACGATTAACTATCGTACATTAAAACCTGAAAAAGATGGACTGTTTTGTGAACGTATTTTTGGTCCTACAAAGGATTGGGAATGTCACTGCGGTAAATACAAACGCGTGCGCTACAAAGGGATTGTTTGTGACCGTTGTGGAGTAGAGGTTACAAAAGCAAAAGTACGTCGTGAGCGTATGGGGCACTTAGAACTAGCTGCCCCTGTCTCTCACATCTGGTATTTCAAAGGCATCCCAAGTCGTATGGGTCTTGTACTTGATATGTCACCACGTGCCCTTGAAGAAGTTATTTACTTTGCGGCTTATGTGGTTACAGACCCAGGTGACACAGCACTTGAGAAAAAGCAATTACTATCAGAAAAAGAATACCGCACTTACCGTGAAAAATACGGGAAATCATTTCAAGCAATGATGGGCGCGGAATCTATTCGTAGATTGCTACAAGACATTGATCTTGATAAAGAGGTAGAAACACTTAAGGAAGAACTTAAAACTGCTCAAGGTCAGCGACGTACTCGCGCTATTAAGCGTTTAGAAGTACTAGAGGCCTTCCGTGGATCTGGTAATGATCCTTCATGGATGATTCTAGATGTACTTCCGGTTATACCTCCAGAAATACGTCCAATGGTTCAATTGGATGGTGGTCGTTTTGCGACTTCCGATTTAAACGACTTATATCGTCGTGTTATTAACCGTAATAACCGCCTTAAGCGTCTGTTAGATCTTGGAGCTCCTACAATTATCGTGCAGAACGAAAAACGTATGCTTCAAGAATCTGTTGACGCCCTAATCGATAATGGTCGTCGTGGACGTCCAGTTACTGGACCAGGAAATCGTCCTTTAAAATCACTGTCTCACATGCTTAAAGGTAAGCAAGGTCGTTTCCGTCAGAACCTTCTAGGTAAACGTGTTGACTACTCAGGTCGTTCCGTTATCGTAGTTGGACCTAGTCTGAAGATGTACCAAGTTGGCCTTCCAAAAGAAATGGCTCTTGAGCTATTCAAGCCATTTGTTATGAGAGAGTTAGTTGATAGAGGACTTGCACACAATATTAAATCTGCTAAGCGTAAAATCGAGCGCATTCACCCAGAAGTATGGGATGTGCTAGAAGAGGTAATTAAAGAGCATCCAGTGCTTCTTAACCGTGCACCAACGCTTCACCGTTTAGGTATTCAAGCGTTCGAACCTACACTAGTTGAAGGTCGAGCAATTCGACTTCACCCTCTAGTATGTACGGCTTACAACGCAGACTTTGACGGTGACCAAATGGCTGTTCACGTACCTTTATCTGCAGAAGCGCAAGCTGAAGCTCGTATTTTAATGCTAGCAGCTCAAAACATCTTAAACCCTAAAGATGGTAAGCCAGTTGTTACTCCTTCGCAGGACATGGTATTAGGTAACTATTACCTTACTCTTGAACGTGAAGGTGCTATTGGTGAAGGTAAAGTATTCAAGGATACTCATGAAGCTCTAATTGCTTACCAGAATGGATATGTTCACCTACACACTCGTGTAGCTGTGCAAGCTTCTTCCTTGGATAATGGAACATTCACTGAAGAACAAAACAACCAGCTGCTAATTACTACTGTTGGTAAACTGATATTTAACGAGATTCTGCCAGAGTCGTTCCCATATATTAACGAACCAACGCAATCTAATCTTGAAGAACGAACTCCTGAACATTACTTCATCCCTAAAGGAACAAATGTAGTAGAAAACATTCAGGGTCGTGAGCTTGTAGAACCATTCAAGAAGAAGATTCTTGGTAATGTAATCGCTGAAGTATTCAAACGCTTTAAGATTAGTGAAACATCTAGAATGCTTGACCGTATGAAGGATCTTGGTTTCGCTTATTCCACTAAAGCAGGTATAACAGTAGGTGTCTCTGACATCGTTGTACTTCCTGAAAAACAAGAAATTCTTGATGAAGCTCAAGGCAAAGTAGATAAGGTTATGAAACAATTCCGTCGTGGTCTTATTACGGATGATGAGCGTTATGATCGTGTTATCGCTATATGGTCAGCAGCCAAAGACGACATTCAAGAACGTCTAATGAAATCCTTAGACCCAACGAACCCTATCTTCATGATGAGTGATTCTGGTGCACGTGGTAACGCATCTAACTTTACACAGTTAGCTGGTATGCGTGGTCTTATGGCCAATCCGGCTGGTAAGATTATTGAGTTACCGATCAAGTCCAGTTTCCGTGAAGGTTTAACGGTACTTGAGTACTTTATTTCCACTCACGGTGCGCGTAAAGGTCTTGCCGATACAGCACTTAAGACTGCCGACTCAGGTTATCTGACTCGTCGTCTTGTTGACGTGGCTCAGGACGTAATCGTTCGAGAGGACGATTGCGGAACAGACCGTGGCTTAGAGGTAATGGATTTACGTGAAGGTACTGAAATGATCGAACCAATTGTGGATCGTCTTGTTGGGCGTACTGCTTATCAAACCATTAAGCATCCAGAAACAGGGGAAGTGCTAGCGAAACCTAATGAAGTTATTTCAGAAGATGCAGCTAAGTACATTTCTGACTCTGGTGTTAAAACTGCAGTTATCCGCTCTGTGTTTACATGTAACACACACCACGGTGTATGTAAGAAGTGTTACGGCCGTAACCTTGCTACTGGTTCCGAAGTTGAAGTTGGAGAAGCAGTTGGAATCATCGCAGCACAATCAATCGGTGAACCTGGTACTCAGCTTACAATGCGTACCTTCCACACAGGTGGTGTTGCGGGAGATGACATCACACAAGGTCTTCCTCGTATCCAAGAGTTATTCGAAGCTCGTAACCCGAAAGGGCAAGCTGTAATCAGTGAAATTCATGGTACAGTAGAGGAAGTTAATGAAGTGAAAGACAAACTAGAGATTGCCATTCAAGGTGAAGTTGAAAAGCGTAGCTATACTGCTTCCTATGGTGCTCGTATGAAAGTTGCTGTTGGTGACTCTGTCATCGCAGGTGAACCATTAACAGAAGGTTCAATTGATCCAAAAGATCTATTGAAAATCCAAGGCTTAGAAGGCGTTGAAACGTACTTGCTAAAAGAGGTACAAAAAGTATATCGTATGCAAGGTGTTGAAATCGGCGACAAGCACGTTGAAGTTATGGTTCGTCAGATGCTTCGTAAAATCCGAGTACATGATGCTGGTGACACAGATGTTCTACCTGGCTCCTTACTTGAGATTCACCAATTCAAAGAAGCTAATGAATCTGCATTGCTTACTGGTAAACAACCGGCATTTGGCCGTCCAGTACTTCTCGGAATTACCAAGGCATCACTTGAAACAGATTCCTTCTTATCAGCAGCGTCCTTCCAAGAAACAACACGTGTTCTTACAGATGCTGCAATTAAAGGAAAACGTGATGAATTGCTTGGTCTTAAAGAGAATGTTATCATTGGTAAGCTTGTACCAGCTGGTACTGGAATGCCTAGATATCGCAGTGTTCAACCTGCATCAGATGAACTAACAGAAGATATGATTAAGGCAGAAGAGCCTGAAGAGATTACCCAATCCTAA